GCATCGATCCGGGGAGTGGTATCGCCTGTATCCCGCTCCTTAGGGTGTATATCTCGCTCTCCTCTATCCCCCCTCTGATCAGGTCCCTGTTGATCACTAGTATCAAAGCCGCCTCGTCGACGCCGGCATGCCCCCCACTCCCCCCGAACATCTCCTCGGTCAGCTCCTTCGCCAGATCCCACCATGTGACCATGGCGCTCTTCATCCTCAACTCCAACCAGGCCCTTCCCATGGCCCTTAAGACGCCGTTAACCTGTCCAGATCCTCCATGCCCATTCATAACTATCAGCCTCTCGAAACCGTTGTTGAACAGCTCGGACAGGACCTCATAGACCAAGGACTCCAGAGTTGAGTCGCTCAGGGTTATCGTGCCCAGGTATCCTGAGAGCCCCACGGCAACCCCGTAGTGGATGGGAGGAGCCACCAGGGCGTTCACCCTCTCCGCGACCCTCAGGGACAGCCACTCAGCTATCAGGATGTCCGTGCCAAGGGGTAGGTGCGGGCCGTGGGCCTCGCACACCCCCATGGGGAGTATGACCATATCCGTATCCTCTATGGCCTCCCGGAACTCCCTGTAACTCATGAGCCAGATCCTTCTCTCGCTCATGATCTGACCCTCTTCAGGAACTCCTCCAAGACTTCCTCCAGGTTCGGGGACCCTATCTCCTGGAGCTCGTAGTACACGTGGACGGCCGGCTTGTTTATCCTGAGGTACCGGCTTATGTCCGTTGGGGTCCCTAGGACCACCGCCTCCGCGGGAGATCTGTTTATCGTCTCCTCTAGCTCCCTCATCTGTGTCTCCCCATAACCCACGGCCGGGAGAACCTGTGATAGGTGTGGATACTTCTCATATGTCTCCCTTATGGAGCCCACGGCATAAGGTCTCGGGTCTATGACCTCGGCCTTGAGCCTCCTTGCCATAAGATAACCGGCCCCGAAACCCATGTCCCCGTGGGTCACGGTGGGACCATCCTCGACGACT
Above is a window of Candidatus Korarchaeota archaeon NZ13-K DNA encoding:
- a CDS encoding creatininase family protein; the encoded protein is MSERRIWLMSYREFREAIEDTDMVILPMGVCEAHGPHLPLGTDILIAEWLSLRVAERVNALVAPPIHYGVAVGLSGYLGTITLSDSTLESLVYEVLSELFNNGFERLIVMNGHGGSGQVNGVLRAMGRAWLELRMKSAMVTWWDLAKELTEEMFGGSGGHAGVDEAALILVINRDLIRGGIEESEIYTLRSGIQAIPLPGSMLAYDEKFRRDLPSYEEAVRFAERLIERIADEVRRIAEGWDRQEV